Sequence from the Heptranchias perlo isolate sHepPer1 chromosome 28, sHepPer1.hap1, whole genome shotgun sequence genome:
ctcctgctcttcttcaaaatcgtGCAATGGGACCTTTTATGTGCACCTGAAACGGAAGACGAGGACTCaatttagcatctcatccgaaagacagtgcagcgctccctcagtactgcactcgagtgtgagcctagattttgtgctttgtTCTTACTGCCGGCAAATTTCAGTGTATTCTTCTGTAAGTTCAACTTACTTGGGCCTTTTATAACCAGTCTTAGCGAACTGTAAATATATAATTCACTTCATGTTTTCCAGTTTTGATAGGTTTATCGTAACGTGATCACTTTAGTAAAGAGCAAACATTCAAAATAAGTTATTATTGGGCACTACAAAGATCTGGATTAATGTACAGATCTGGTTGTaaaatgtaggaaggaaaggtgGAAGTGAGAGCCTACAGGTGTACTACCAGGAGACAGAGAAGCATTGAATTGGGAGACTGCAAGTGTACAGGCAGGATGTGGAGCAGAAGAGAGGTAAGATTGTAGAGATAAACACCACTGGACACAAATTAGTAAATTAGAAAAGAGAAAAAGGTTTGTTGATTACACAGCCCAGCTTGATAATTACGAGTCCAAAACTTTGCTGACCACATCCTGTTCCTCATTAAGTCATAATCCTCCATCGTGCTGTCCTCACCAGCCTCTAATGGCTCTCTCTGTAAAAGAGTTGTACGTACCAAAATATCCGAATATCGCATTTCTGGTGGATAAACAATATTTGTATCAAATGATATCAGATCTACTCCGTGCCTCTGAAGCAGATACTCCCAGTATCCTGTTCCCTACATAAAAAATTCACAAGCAAGATTAAACATGACATGTTAAAATCATAAATAAGGTTCAGTCCTTCaaccatttgatctcatccttccataTTATTAACCTTACCATTAAAGAGTATGGCTTTCCTTAAATTAATCCAGCATCCCAGCCTCAACCATCCTTTATGGCAATTTGTTTCAACAGTTGACCACCCtctgtaaagaaatacttcctggtgtctgtcctAAACTCATCTTTTACAATCCTGAATCTGTGCCCTCTCTTAATCTGGTGCTCTGCCCGGAAAGTATTATTTGGATTTACTTTATCCCATTAGGAATCCTATACATCTATAAAGTTCCCACTGAGATTTTGGCTCACCTTGACAGTGGCTCCAGGGTCTGGATGGACCCCTGATTTCACAGTGATCAGAAGTGTATGCAGTAATCCAGATATAACCTCTACACATGGCACTGTACAACTTCAGCTTGACTTTTGGTGGTCTGAACTCAACTGATTTTGAAATATAACCCAGCATCCTAGTTACTTCTTTGTTGCTGCTTCACACTCTTCAGGCATCATGAGCAACTACCATGGTCTCCTTCAACTTCCCCCTTGGCAAGTTTTATTCCACACATGGAGCAAATGTGCCTCTTACCTTTACTTCCAACATGCGGCACCTTGCTTTTGTCCATATTGGATTTCATTGGTCACTAATCACCCTCGGTGCAAACTCCATTGAATTCTTTGTGAATTCTTGGCTGCCTCCTGGGAGACCACTTAATCCCCCTCCCCagcttggtgtcatccacaaatgtaACTATCTTGTACTAAGATTGCAATTTCAGATCATTTATGTATACCATGAACAGGAGAGATCACAACAAGAACGTTCCGAGCAGCCCATTCAATACTAATCAAATCCATGTCTTATCTTTTATCTTGGTTTGTAAGAGTCTCTCGGTCCACTTTATCATTTTGGAAGTTTAGCTTCACTATGTCATATGGCTTTCTTCCGAGCACTTCGAGATGTTATCGTCTCAAAATGCCTATGAAGTTGGTTATTAAAATTTAAGAGATTTatttcaggcttttaaaattaaTAACGGTTTTGATAGATTGAATTatggaaaaactgtttcctctagttggggagtcagtgacaagggcttatcaatttaaaattgccattTAAGAGAGTGAGAAGGTAGGATGAATTTCTTTACAAAGaggattgttggagcatggaatgctttaccatggTGAGTAATTGAGGCAGAAATCATTGCATAATAATCAATGGCAGCAAGGGATGATTGTGGAGGAGCTGGAAGGCATTAATGATCGTCCAGGAGTCCAATGGGAGTATGCTCAATCCATTCTAAACGTCAAAATTTAATGACATTTTCAAACTTCTCAGGATTTATGTCTAGGATTGTGAAATTGCGACTTTCGCCAGTCAATTTTGATGCACCTTTTCCTGTGGTGCCCTTGGCATGCAGCTTATTTGCTATGCCTTAACCTAAGCCTGCTTTGAGTTGATAAATTTAATTATATTACAGCCTATAGCCTTGGCAAGCAAGCAAATGATCTAGATATTGTACATGAGGTAAGTGACAGGGAGGGGGCGTATATCACTGAGCCCCAGGCTCAGTTGTTGTCAGTTGATGTACCAGCAATAATAACAACACGATCATGTTCCAATTTAAACATTACTTACAGCACCAGCTGAAACCACAGGTTGCTTTAAATCTGCAATAAAGGTAATTGCTTCTAGATTTGgaatagaaaaagaaaataaTATTTGCAGTTTTTGGCAACTCAATTCATCGATATCCCTCAGTAGGTGAACCAGCTCTCTTCTTCGTCTATGCTGTAACTGAGGGTCGCAAAACCTGTGAATGTCTGTTGGAAACTGCTCCATTTTCATGCAATACATTTTGTAATACAGATTTTCACCTCCACACTTTCTCTGTTCGACTGTTTGCCATTGTATTGCATCACTACCACCTAACTCAGCATTCTCCATTACTTGCTCCCAACCTGCAAATTGTCGCCCTCTCTGACGAAGTAGGAAGTGAGCAGACGATTAAAATGCAACCTTCGGCATTACAGCTCCTCCCTGAGGAAAAACAAATGATTACAGGCAAAAATTTCCTGCAAAACTCAAGAGTAGCATAACCATTGGAATGGTAACACAcgaagctgacttgtttttatttaatttacttgtgccaggtttttaaaaaataaatgaatctTTGTACTGCATATTTACCACCTCCCAGACATGCCACTGGGAATGATAAGAACTGCCAATATTAAGAGTGAAATTTATAATGACAAAAAGTGAGGCTCCTTGCTAGATCGTTTAATTAGAGGAAATGCTATTTGGTTTTCAGAATAAGACGCATTAAAATGtgacattttaaaaacaaaagttgattttgttttttaatgCAAGTATTTTTACGCAAGTAATTCTTAAAAATATACACAGTAGTATGCATTAAATAGTTTGCAATGTGTGCACTGATTGTCTTAGTGTTGAAATCCGCATGAGACAAAACTGGATTATATCAAATGTTAGCTAGTTTAAAGAGACAGTATCTTGCACTAGGAGCTTTGGGACAGATCAAGAGAGCAGACTACAGTAAAATCTCATGATTACAGCTTGCAATCCCGGTATCCAGGGACTTTAACCATTTTAATAGCCTCGAAATCCCAGGTTTCACAGTCTGGAAACCCCAGGATTTGGATATTGTGAAAGTGACACAACATTATAAAGAATGAACGGAAAATAAAATATTGCCGattctgaaaatctgaaacaaaaacagaaaatgctggagacactcaaCAGaggaggcagcatctgtagacagAACATAAATCAGTTGATACTTCAGGTATAGACCCTTCATTAAACTGAAAGATATTACTGATgattgcatttaaaaaggaacagaacaaggggaaggggagaaaacacACAATGACCACACACAGGTAAATAAATATCTAAATGACCTGTAAATACTAAGATGGGGAACAGGAAATGGTTTAATGACAGAATTGATATGTGCAGGAGACAAAAGATGGTATAATGAGTGAAACCAAGGAAGTAAAAGACATAAATGAGATACTGAGAGTGTGCAAATAGATAGAGGGGAATAGGTAGGTAGAATGGGAAGCATGAAAAGACTCTGTTTTGCCACTACTGAGCCATAAGGAAAGATTGCCTTAAAGGAGGATTATCAGCATTTTGGGGGGAAAAGAGACCAAAATAGTTGTATATCATTTTCGTCATGATGCTTCTgtgtgcaccaagtcccgttcacccaccccccctgtgctcgctgacctacattggctccctgaccgggaacgcctcaattttaaaattctcatccttgttctcaaatccctccatggtctcagtcctcctatctctgtaaccccctccagccctacaactctccaaggtctctgcgctcctccaattcttgcctcttgcgcatccccgattttaatcgctccaccaatggcggctatgccttcagctgcctaggcctagctctggaattccctccctaaagttctccacctctctacctctctcctcctttaagacgttccttacaccctatcccaatatctcctcaggtttcaaaatttgtctgctaacgctcctgtgaagggtcttgggacattttattacattaaaggcactatataaatgcaatttgttgttgttgttgcacaaCCAATGTGATTAGATGTGTATATCATAATTAAACAACTGATATAACCACGTTATTTAGTAGCAGTTTGACCAACAACTTTTCAGGAGTGACAATACCTCTTTAATTTCCTTTTTTCCCAAATAAGGGAACCTATAAGAAATGGGAGTAACCCTTTAAAGCAGATGTCAGCATGATTAACTGCCATTGGAATGTTGGTCACTGTTTGCCAAGGGAGTTGATTGACTGTATTTTGCCATGTTGAACATGTCACTGGTGATTAATCATAGTGCAAATCAACCTTAAAGGGCCACTcccacttgaaagaaaaaaaaacgttGTTTTCCCCATTTTGTTCTTTTCCACGTCCATGGATAATTGTCTGAATTCTGTATTAAGGACTCTGATTGTGTTTTGCACATCTAATTTCCTTTGCCATAAATTAAGgtgaaaa
This genomic interval carries:
- the LOC137344957 gene encoding uncharacterized protein — protein: MENAELGGSDAIQWQTVEQRKCGGENLYYKMYCMKMEQFPTDIHRFCDPQLQHRRRRELVHLLRDIDELSCQKLQILFSFSIPNLEAITFIADLKQPVVSAGAGTGYWEYLLQRHGVDLISFDTNIVYPPEMRYSDILTSGPEILEQFPDRVLFLAWPDTDESSTFSLDCLSYFKGDTILHIGELLGETLSANHWGQSSSRDFQLALAEDFCCLSRIKLPNWPGHLDTLTMWKRKSAQPVLCDGAHFHYVNTNRRMYL